A region of Vitis riparia cultivar Riparia Gloire de Montpellier isolate 1030 chromosome 1, EGFV_Vit.rip_1.0, whole genome shotgun sequence DNA encodes the following proteins:
- the LOC117925582 gene encoding chlorophyll a-b binding protein, chloroplastic has protein sequence MASVCASSAMAAVATISPSSQKTGSVVGATKASFLGGKRLSLKKFTAPAAGTRSFTVSSAAADPNRPLWFPGSTPPPWLDGSLPGDFGFDPLGLGSDPETLKWMVQSEIVHCRWAMLGAAGIFIPEFLTKIGILNTPSWYTAGELEYFTDKTTLFIVEMIFIGWAEGRRWADIIKPGCVNTDPIFPNNKLTGTDVGYPGGLWFDPLGWGSGSPDKIKELRTKEIKNGRLAMLAVMGAWFQAIYTGTGPIDNLFAHLADPGHATIFAAFTPK, from the exons ATGGCCTCTGTCTGTGCCTCCTCCGCCATGGCTGCTGTTGCCACCATCTCTCCCAG TTCTCAGAAGACTGGGTCTGTTGTGGGAGCAACCAAGGCCTCTTTTCTTGGGGGGAAGAGACTGAGCCTGAAGAAGTTCACGGCACCGGCAGCTGGGACGCGGTCTTTTACTGTATCCTCGGCGGCTGCAGATCCTAACAGGCCTCTTTGGTTCCCAGGCAGCACCCCTCCTCCATGGCTTGACGGCAG CCTTCCTGGAGACTTTGGTTTCGATCCCCTTGGCCTTG GATCTGATCCGGAGACACTGAAATGGATGGTTCAGTCAGAGATAGTGCACTGCAGATGGGCAATGTTGGGAGCAGCTGGAATTTTCATCCCAGAGTTCCTAACAAAAATCGGGATACTAAACACCCCATCCTGGTACACTGCTGGAGAATTGGAGTACTTCACCGACAAAACCACACTCTTCATTGTTGAGATGATTTTCATCGGTTGGGCTGAGGGGAGAAGATGGGCTGACATCATCAAGCCTGGGTGCGTCAACACTGACCCCATTTTCCCCAACAACAAGCTCACCGGGACTGATGTTGGCTACCCAGGTGGGCTCTGGTTCGACCCTCTTGGCTGGGGAAGCGGTTCGCCCGACAAGATCAAGGAGTTGAGAACAAAGGAGATCAAGAATGGGAGATTGGCTATGTTGGCTGTGATGGGTGCTTGGTTCCAAGCCATCTACACTGGCACTGGCCCCATTGACAACCTCTTTGCCCACCTTGCTGATCCCGGGCATGCCACCATTTTTGCT GCTTTCACCCCCAAGTGA